In Cupriavidus sp. EM10, the genomic window CAACGCGCGCCTGAAGGAAGCCCAGCAGAAGGGGGCCGAGAGCGCGCGCCAGCGGCAGGAAAACGTCAAGACGTACGAGCAGAAGCAGGCGGATGCCGTGCAGCGCCAGAAAGACCTGGACGCGCGGCGTGCACAAGCCGAAGAAAAAAAGAAGCAGGGCGGCCAGAATTCGGCGCCGAGTCCGTTCGGTTTCTGATTCGTTGGCAGGGTCGGCGGGGCCGCTGGCTGCCGCCATGGAGTACGAAGGCGCACCATGGATGAAAATCTCAACACGCTGGCGCGGCAGATCATCGAGTTGCAGATCGAACACCGCGACCTCGATTTCCTGATCGACAGGCTATCTGCTGATCCCGCCCATGACGAACTGCAGTTGCGTCGCCTGAAGAAGCGCCGCCTCAAGCTCAAGGATGCAATCACCTTGCTGCAGTTGCACCTGGAGCCCGACGTGCCGGCCTGATGACCGGACCTGGATTGCGGACCTGATTTTTCGGCCCTGAATTTTTCGGCCCTGAATTGCGGCCCACGCAACAGACATTCCCCCGTGGCAGGCCCCGCCGGCCACGGGCATCGAAGAAAGCCCCACCTTGCCAGATCCCACCGACGACCTCCTGTCCGATGCCGCCGAGGCGCCCGACGCACACGAACCCGCCGCATCGCCGGGCGACGCCGTGGCTGCCACATCGGCCAGCCAGGCGGCCTCGCAAGCCGCGCAACTGGCGACGATGTTCGCCGATACCGGCACGCTGGCCACGGCCATCCCCGGCTACCGGCCGCGCGCGTCGCAGCAGAAGATGGCCGAAGCCGTGGCCAGTGCCATCGCACAGAACGACACGGTCATCGTCGAAGCGGGTACCGGCACCGGCAAGACCTTCGCCTACCTGGTGCCGGCCATGCTGTGGGGCGGCAAGGTGATCCTGTCCACGGGGACCAAGAACCTGCAGGACCAGCTGTTCCTGCGCGATATCCCCACGGTTCGCCACGCGCTGAACGTGCCGGTATCTGTGTCGCTGCTCAAGGGGCGTGCCAACTACGTGTGCCACTACCACCTGGAGCGCGCGCAGGCCAACGGCCGCCTGGCATCGAAACAGGATGCCGCGTGGCTGCGCGACATCGGCAACTTTGCCAAGACCACGGCCACCGGCGACAAGGCCGAACTGGCCGCCGTGCCCGAAAACGCACCGGTCTGGCAGTTGGTGACGTCCACGCGCGACAACTGCCTGGGCAGCGAATGCCCGAACTACAAGGAATGCTTCGTCATGCGCGCCCGCAAGGAGGCGCAGCAGGCCGATGTGGTGGTGGTGAACCATCACCTGTTCTTTGCCGACGTGGTGCTGCGCGATACCGGCATGGCCGAGCTGCTGCCGGCCGCCAACACCGTGATCTTCGACGAAGCCCACCAGTTGCCGGAAACCGCCACGCTGTTCTTTGGCGAAACGCTATCCACCAGCCAGTTGCTGGAACTGGCCCGCGACACCGTGGCCGAAGGGCTCTCGCACGCCCGCGATGCCGTGGACTGGGTGGCGCTCGGGGCGCCCCTGGAGCGTGCCGCACGCGACCTGCGCCTGGCATTTGGCCGGGACAACGTACGTATGGCGATGGGGCAGATCGACGCCGATCCGCGCACCGCCGAACCGTTCTATGAAACGCTAGACGCGCTGGAAGAGGCGCTGTCGGGGTTTGTCGAGGCCCTGGAATCGCAGGCCGAGCGCGCCGAAACGCTGGAGCAATGCCATCGCCGGGCCGTGGAGCTGGCCAACAAGCTGGAAGTCTGGCGCGACGACCGCGTGGCAACGCCGCCTGCAGCCGCAACGGCTGCGCCCTCCGAGGAATCGGCCGTCGAAGGCAACACGGAAACGCCACCACCGCCGGCGCCCGCCCAGTTCGGCCCGGACACCGTGCGCTGGGTGGAAGTGTTCTCGCACACCGTGCAACTGCATCGCACCCCGCTGTCGATCGCGCCGATCTTCACGCGGCAGCGCGAAGGCCAGCCACGCGCCTGGGTCTTTACCTCGGCGACGCTGTCGGTGAAGGGCAATTTCTCGCACTACGCGGCCCAGCTTGGGCTGAACAAGGATCAGTCGCTGACGCTGCCCAGCCCGTTCGACTACGCGAAGCAGGGCCTGCTCTACGTGCCGCGCGACATGCCGGCGCCCAATTCGCCCCAGTTCACCGAAGCCGTGGTCGAGAAGGCCCTGCCGCTGATCGAGGCGGCTGGCGGTCGAACTTTCCTGCTCTGTACCACGCTGCGGGCCGTGCAGAAAGCGTCGGACATGCTGTACGACCTTTTTGCCGCGCGGGGCATCAACCTGCCGCTGCTGGTGCAGGGTCAGGCCAGCCGGACAGAACTGCTCGACCGCTTCCGGCAGCTCGGCAATGCCGTGCTGGTTGGCAGCCAGAGTTTCTGGGAAGGCGTGGATGTGCGCGGTGAGGCGCTTTCTTTGGTCATTATCGACAAGCTGCCGTTCGCACCCCCCGACGATCCGGTGCTGGCAGCGCGCATGGAAGTACTGCAGAAGAAGGGCCTGAGCCCGTTTGCCGTCCATCAGCTGCCGCATGCGGTCATCACGCTGAAGCAGGGCGCCGGCCGCCTGATCCGCTCGGAATCGGATCGCGGCGTGCTGGCCATCTGCGACACGCGGCTGGTTGAAAAACCCTATGGCCGGCAGATCTGGCAAAGCCTGCCGCCGTTCACGCGTACGCGCGAGGCGGACACGGTGGTGCGGTTCCTGGAAAGCCTGCGTGCGCCGGCCGGCGAGAAGGGCATGGAAGGGCTTGAAGGGCTGGAAGGGACGAGAGCGGCGGGGCGGAGCCGGTATAGAAATAGCAGAAAGCTTAAAAGCTGAGGGGTTCCGCGCGGTTCACCTTGGACAGGAGCGAAAAAAAGCCCGACCTTGCGTCGGGCTTTTTCACGTTGCGGCGTAAGCGGTGCGGGGTCAGAACCTCAGAACCTCAGAACACTTCCCCACCAGGACTTGTCCTTGCGGCGCTGTCCGTACTTGACGAAGTCGCTGTTCGGGTAGTTACGTTCCATCACGCGGGCCGCATCGTCGCGCAGGTCCTTCATGCCCAGCGCATCGTACGACCGCACCATGATGTAGAGCGCTTCCTCGTTGGCCGGCGCGCCATCGTAGTCCTTGAGCGCCTGCTGGGCGCGGTTGACGGCGGCCAGGTAGGCGCCACGGCGGTAGTAGTAGCGTGCGGCGTGCACTTCGTGCTGGGCCAGCGCGTTGACGATGTACTGCATGCGCAGCGTGGCGTCAGGCGTGTACTTGCTTTCCGGATAACGCGTGATCAGGGTCTGGAACGCGTCGTAGGCGGCACGCGCGGCCTTGGGGTCGCGTTCGCTGAGATCCTGGCCCGAGAAGCGGCCCAGCCAGCCAAGGTTGTCGTTGAAGTTGATCAGGCCCTTGAGGTAGTAGGCGTAATCGATGTTCGGGTGGCTCGGGTGCAGCTGGATGAAGCGGTCCACGGCAGCCAGCGCGGCGGCGGTCTCGCCGTCCTTGTAGCTGGCGTAGGCGGTATCGATCTGCGCCTGCTGTGCGTAGCGGCCAAACGGATAGCGGCCCTCGAGCTTTTCGTACAGCTTGACGGCGCGCGTGTAGTCGCCGCCATCCAGGGCATCCTTGGCTTCCGAATATAATTTGTTGGCCGACCAGCCGGCGGTTTCGTCAGGCTGGTCTCCCAGCAGGCCGCATGCCGATAGCATGACGCAGCCGCCTGCAAGCAAAACCGCTCCAATTTTCGCGCGCCAGTTCGCGCGTTTGATGCTCTGCAATTGCATGGGCAACCTGTTCCGGATGAAAAAAATAGCGCCAAGCATTATAGCCGAAGCCCCAAGACCGAAACCGGTCTGGAACGCCACACCGAAAAAGCCGACGTGACCGACCAGGAATCCGAAGACTTCGACGACCCTCTCGACGATGGCGACGAGGGCGATTCCGGCGGCGAGTTCAATGACGAGGTGCCTGCCACGGCGCCTGCCGCGCCTGACCTGGTGCCACTGTACCTGGAAGTCGATAGCGCGGCCCATGGCGAGCGGCTCGACAAATTGCTGGCGCGGCACTTCAGCGAATTTTCGCGCAGCCGCATCCAGCAGTGGATCGAGGACGGCGCCGTGCGCGTGGACGGCGAGCCCAGCCGCGCCAAGGCGTCGATGCAGATGGGGCAGCAGATCGAGATCCACCCTCAGGCCGCCCCGGAATCGATGGCATTCACGGCGGAGGACGTGCCGCTGGACGTGCTGTACGAGGACGACGCGCTGCTGGTCATCAACAAGCCGGCAGGCCTGGTGGTGCATCCGGCCGCGGGCAACTGGAGCGGCACGGTGCTGAACGGGCTGCTGCACCGCGACCCGCACGCCGCGCGACTGCCGCGTGCCGGCATCGTGCATCGGCTCGACAAGGAAACGTCCGGCCTGATGGTGGTGGCGCGCACGCTGACCGCGCAGACCGATCTGGTGCGGCAACTGCAGGCGCGCACGGTCAAACGTTCGTACATCGCCCTGGTGTGGGGCGAGACGCCCGACGACGGCACGATCGATGCCCCGATCGGCCGCGATCCGCGCGAGCGCACGCGCATGGCCATCGTGCATACGAATAGCGGCAAGCCGTCGCGGACCCATTTCGAAACGCTCGGCACCGTGCCGCTAGGACGCTCGAAGGTGTCGATGGTGATGTGCCAGCTGGAAACCGGCCGCACGCACCAGATCCGCGTGCATTTCGAATCGATCGGCCACCCGTTGGTGGGGGATCCGGTCTACCACAAGGCCACCCAGCGCGGCCAGCGACCGGCCGTGCGCGTGCCGCTGCCGGTGCCGTTCACGCGCCAGGCCCTGCATGCGTACCGGCTGGGGCTGGTGCACCCGGTGACGGGCCGCAAGAAGTCGTGGGAGGCCGAGCCGCCCGAAGACCTGCAGGCGCTGATCGACGCGCTCGACTTCGACCGGTATGCGGAAGAGGACGACGAGGACGAGGTCGAGCCCGAGTGGTACGAGGGGGAGGCCGACGATGATGACGAAGACTGACGCGTCGGCCTGGATCGTCCCCGACTGGCCCGCGCCGGCCCGGGTGCGCGCGCTGTCGACCACGCGGATCGGCGGCGTCAGCACGGGGCCGTATGGCCTGGCGGACGGCAGTGCCGGGGGGCTCAACCTGGGCACGCACGTCGGCGACGACCCCGCTGCGGTAGCCGCCAACCGCGCCCGCCTGGCCAGCCATCTGCCAGCCATGCCGCACTGGCTCGAGCAGGTGCATGGCTGCGGCGTGGCCACCGCCGATGACGATATGGATGCCAACCTCGTGCCGCGCGCCGATGCCAGCGTGAGCGCCACGCCGGGCCACGTCTGCGCAATCATGACGGCCGACTGCCTGCCGGTGCTGCTGTGCAATACGGCGGGGACGGTGGTGGGCGCCGCGCATGCCGGCTGGCGCGGGTTGTGCGACGGGGTCATCGAGGCCACGCTGGCGCGCATGGCCGAGCGCGCTGGCGAGCCGGCGCAGTGGCTGGCGTGGCTGGGGCCGGCAATCGGTCCAACGGCCTTCGAGGTGGGTGCCGAGGTGCGCGAGGCCTTCCTGCAGCAGGCGACGCCTGCCGAGCGCGAGTCGGTCGAAGCCGCGTTCGTGGCGGGAGCGCCAGGCAAATACCTGGCCGATCTGTATGCACTGGCACGCATTCGCCTGGCGCGCGTCGGCTGCACGCAGGTGTTCGGCGGCGATACGTGCACCGTCAGCGATGCCGGGCGGTTCTTTTCCTATCGCCGCGACCGCACCACGGGCCGCATGGCCACGCTGGTCTGGCTGGCCGACTAGGCGCCGCCGCTGCCCTCGTCCGGCATCCGCGCCGCCTGCGCGTCCTGTGCCGGCGCGGTTAGCCGGGCTTCCTCGGCCTCCCGTGCCTTGCGCCGGCGCTGGCGCCCCGGCGTTCCCATGATGTACATCACGATCGACACCGGAGCCAGCCCGTACAGCAGGAACGTGGCCACGCCCGCGACGATGCTGGTCTCGGTGATGGCCATCATCAGGGCGACGTAGAGCCAGCCAATTGCCACGATATACATCAGGCTTTCATCTTTCTCGAATTGGGGATGGACCGGGCCGGTAACCCGCGCCAGGATTACCGTCCGGTAGGTCGGGCTTCACTTATTCGGCCCTTGCATGGCAATGCGGATTTCCGCATTGACAGTCTCTCCTTTGCGAGGCAACAATGCCTCGAAATGTATCGGAACCGAGGAACGATTCCAGGGTTTCGCCGGCAAGCATAGCGTAAGAGCCAAGCCGCCCTGGGCAGCTTGCGGACGCAACCCGGATACGGGGCGGGTCGGGAGACAGTTACCCCGAGCCCGTCATCCATTACGACAGGCAGAGAGACGATTACATCATGGCGACCGGCAAAGGTGCGGCAGCTTCCGGCAAGGAAGACAAGTCCCAACCGTTTCAATTTGCGCCGGGGCCATTCGATCCAGCTGCATGGCTGGAATGGTCCCGCCAGTGGGCCCCCGAGACCAACGGCGACATGCCGGCCGGTTTCCCGGCAGGTCTGGCTGGTGCATTCCCTGGCGGCTTTCCCGGGGGCGATGCCTTTGCCAAGGCGTTCCAGCAGGCGTTTCCGAATGGTGGTGCGAACGGCGCGCCCCTGAAGATCGCCCCGGACCAGCTCGGCAACATCCAGCAGCGCTATCTGAAGGACTTTGCCGAACTCTGGCGCGAGATGGGCGAAGGCGCCATGGTCGCCACCGGCAATCCGGCCGGCAACGGCAACGGTGGCGCCAGCGAACGTTTGTCCGATCGCCGTTTCGCCAGTCCTGCCTGGCGCAACAATGCGCCATACCGCTACACCGCCGCGTTCTACCTGCTGACGGCGCGCGCCATGACGGAACTGGCCGATGCCGTGGAAGCCGAGCCTAAGGTGCGCCAGCGCATCCGCTTCGCGGTGTCGCAATGGGTCGATGCCATGTCGCCGGCCAACTTCCTGGCCACCAATCCCGACGCCCAGCAACGCCTGATCGAATCGGGCGGCGAATCGCTGCGCAATGGCGTGCGCAACATGCTGGAAGACCTGCAGCGCGGCAAGATCTCGCAGACCGACGACAAGGCGTTCGAAGTGGGCCGCAATGTGGCGGTGACAGAAGGTGCCGTGGTCTACGAGAACGAGTACTTCCAGCTGCTGCAGTACAAGCCGCTGACCGACAAGGTCTACGCGCGCCCGCTGCTGCTGGTGCCGCCGTGCATCAACAAGTACTACATCCTCGACCTGCAGCCCGAAAGCTCGCTGGTGTGCCACGCCGTGGAGAACGGCCACACCGTCTTCCTGGTGTCGTGGCGCAATCCCGATGCCTCGATGGCGGAGCGCACGTGGGACGACTACATCGAGCACGCGGCCATCCGCGCGATCGAGGTGGCGCGCGATATCAGCGGCGAAGACCAGATCAACGTGCTGGGCTTCTGCGTGGGCGGCACCATCGTCTCCACGGCGCTGTCCGTGCTGGCAGCCCGCGGCGAGCGCCCGGCCGCCAGCCTGACACTGCTTACCACGCTGCTCGATTTCGCCGATACCGGCATCCTCGACGTGTTCGTCGACGAAGCCCATGTGCAATTGCGCGAGGCCACGCTTGGCGGCGCGGCCGGTGCGCCGTGCGGCTTGCTGCGCGGCATTGAGCTGGCCAACACGTTCTCGTTCCTGCGGCCGAACGACCTGGTCTGGAACTACGTGGTGGACAACTACCTGAAGGGCAATACGCCGGTGCCGTTCGACCTGCTGTTCTGGAACGGCGACGCCACCAACCTGCCGGGCCCGTGGTACTGCTGGTACCTGCGCCACACCTACCTGCAGGATGAACTCAAGGTGCCGGGCAAGCTGACCGTCTGCAACGCCCCGGTGGACCTGGGGGCGATCGACGTGCCGACCTATATCTACGGGTCGCGCGAAGACCATATCGTGCCGTGGTCGGCCGCCTATGCGTCGACCGCGCTGCTGAACAACAAGCTTCGCTTCGTGCTGGGCGCGTCCGGCCATATCGCCGGCGTGATCAATCCGCCGGCCAAGAAGAAGCGCAGCCACTGGACCAACGACGCGTTGCCGGAGTCGGCCCACGAATGGCTGGCCGGCGCCCAGGAGCATCCGGGCAGCTGGTGGCCCGACTGGATGACCTGGCTGGGCAAGCAGGCAGGCGCCAAGCGCGCGGCGTCGGACACGCTGGGCAACGCCCATTACCCGCCGGTGGAGCCGGCGCCCGGCCGCTACGTCCGTCAGCGCGCCTGATTTCCATGCGGGCTGGCCGTGGTGGCCAGCCCGGTTCGAACCGATCCGCGATTCGCTTTCTCGAAAGGACCTCAAATGACCGACATCGTCATTGTTTCCGCAGCCCGTACCGCAGTTGGCAAGTTCGGCGGCTCCCTGGCGAAGATTCCGGCGCCAGAACTGGGCGCCATCGTGATCAAGGCCGCGCTGGAGCGCGCCGGCGTGAAGCCGGACCAGGTGAGTGAAGTGATCATGGGCCAGGTGCTGACGGCGGCTTCGGGCCAGAACCCGGCGCGGCAGGCGTCGCGCAAGGCTGGCCTGCCGGACATGGTGCCCGCCATGACCATCAACAAGGTCTGCGGCTCGGGCCTGAAGGCGGTGATGCTGGCCGCCAACGCCATCATCGCAGGCGAAGCCGAGATCGTGGTGGCAGGGGGCATGGAAAACATGAGCGCCGCGCCGCACGTGCTGCCGGGCTCGCGCGACGGTTTCCGCATGGGCGACACCAAGCTGGTGGACTCGATGATCGTTGACGGCCTGTGGGACGTGTACAACCAGTACCACATGGGCATCACGGCGGAAAACGTCGCCAAGGAATACGGCATCACCCGCGAAGCCCAGGACGAGTTCGCGGTCGGTTCGCAGAACAAGGCCGAGGCCGCCCAGAAGGCCGGCAAGTTCGATGAGGAAATCGTCCCGGTGCTGATTCCGCAGCGCAAGGGCGATCCGGTGGCCTTCAAGACTGACGAGTTCGTGCGCCACGGCGCCACGCTGGACAGCCTGGCCGGCCTGAAGCCCGCCTTCGACAAGGCCGGCACGGTCACGGCCGCCAACGCGTCGGGCCTGAACGATGGCGCTGCCGCCGTGGTGGTGATGTCGGCGGCCAAGGCCAGGGAACTGGGCCTGACGCCGCTGGCCACGATCAAGGCATATGCCAATGCGGGCGTGGATCCGGCCGTGATGGGCATGGGCCCGGTGCCGGCCAGCAAGCGTTGCCTGTCGCGCGCCGGCTGGGAAGTGAAGGACCTGGACCTGATGGAAATCAACGAAGCCTTCGCCGCGCAGGCGCTGGCCGTTCACCAGCAGATGGGCTGGGACCAGTCGAAGATCAACGTGAATGGTGGCGCCATCGCCATCGGCCACCCCATCGGTGCGTCGGGCTGCCGGATCCTGGTGACCCTGCTGCACGAAATGAAGCGTCGTGACGCGAAGAAGGGCCTGGCCTCGCTGTGTATCGGCGGCGGCATGGGGGTGGCGCTGGCAGTTGAGCGCTGATTGCAGGAGGGGTATGCCGGCGGCGCGTGCCGAGGAACGTCTGCCCGCCGGTATCGACACAGACCTGAGCATCGATAACAACGATCGAGCGAGCCAACTAGGAGTGGATATGACTCAGCGCATTGCATATGTGACCGGCGGCATGGGTGGCATCGGAACCGCGATTTGCCAGCGCCTGGCCAAGGACGGATTCAAGGTGGTGGCGGGCTGCGGCCCGAATTCGCCGCGCCGCGAGAAATGGCTCGAACAGCAACGCGCACTCGGCTACGAGTTCGTGGCGTCCGAGGGCAACGTGGCCGACTGGGACTCGACCAAGACCGCCTTCGAAAAGGTCAAATCCGAAGTGGGCGAGGTCGACGTGCTGATCAACAACGCCGGCATCACGCGCGACGTGGTGTTCCGCAAGATGACGCGCGCCGACTGGGACGCCGTGATCGACACCAACCTGACATCGCTGTTCAACGTCACCAAGCAGGTGATTGACGGCATGGCCGACCGAGGCTGGGGCCGGATCGTCAATATTTCGTCGGTGAACGGCCAGAAAGGGCAGTTCGGCCAGACGAACTATTCGACGGCCAAGGCCGGCCTGCACGGCTTCACGATGGCACTGGCCCAGGAAATGGCTACCAAGGGCGTGACCGTCAACACTGT contains:
- a CDS encoding DUF465 domain-containing protein, which encodes MDENLNTLARQIIELQIEHRDLDFLIDRLSADPAHDELQLRRLKKRRLKLKDAITLLQLHLEPDVPA
- a CDS encoding ATP-dependent DNA helicase, which codes for MPDPTDDLLSDAAEAPDAHEPAASPGDAVAATSASQAASQAAQLATMFADTGTLATAIPGYRPRASQQKMAEAVASAIAQNDTVIVEAGTGTGKTFAYLVPAMLWGGKVILSTGTKNLQDQLFLRDIPTVRHALNVPVSVSLLKGRANYVCHYHLERAQANGRLASKQDAAWLRDIGNFAKTTATGDKAELAAVPENAPVWQLVTSTRDNCLGSECPNYKECFVMRARKEAQQADVVVVNHHLFFADVVLRDTGMAELLPAANTVIFDEAHQLPETATLFFGETLSTSQLLELARDTVAEGLSHARDAVDWVALGAPLERAARDLRLAFGRDNVRMAMGQIDADPRTAEPFYETLDALEEALSGFVEALESQAERAETLEQCHRRAVELANKLEVWRDDRVATPPAAATAAPSEESAVEGNTETPPPPAPAQFGPDTVRWVEVFSHTVQLHRTPLSIAPIFTRQREGQPRAWVFTSATLSVKGNFSHYAAQLGLNKDQSLTLPSPFDYAKQGLLYVPRDMPAPNSPQFTEAVVEKALPLIEAAGGRTFLLCTTLRAVQKASDMLYDLFAARGINLPLLVQGQASRTELLDRFRQLGNAVLVGSQSFWEGVDVRGEALSLVIIDKLPFAPPDDPVLAARMEVLQKKGLSPFAVHQLPHAVITLKQGAGRLIRSESDRGVLAICDTRLVEKPYGRQIWQSLPPFTRTREADTVVRFLESLRAPAGEKGMEGLEGLEGTRAAGRSRYRNSRKLKS
- a CDS encoding outer membrane protein assembly factor BamD, with product MQLQSIKRANWRAKIGAVLLAGGCVMLSACGLLGDQPDETAGWSANKLYSEAKDALDGGDYTRAVKLYEKLEGRYPFGRYAQQAQIDTAYASYKDGETAAALAAVDRFIQLHPSHPNIDYAYYLKGLINFNDNLGWLGRFSGQDLSERDPKAARAAYDAFQTLITRYPESKYTPDATLRMQYIVNALAQHEVHAARYYYRRGAYLAAVNRAQQALKDYDGAPANEEALYIMVRSYDALGMKDLRDDAARVMERNYPNSDFVKYGQRRKDKSWWGSVLRF
- a CDS encoding RluA family pseudouridine synthase, giving the protein MHGQPVPDEKNSAKHYSRSPKTETGLERHTEKADVTDQESEDFDDPLDDGDEGDSGGEFNDEVPATAPAAPDLVPLYLEVDSAAHGERLDKLLARHFSEFSRSRIQQWIEDGAVRVDGEPSRAKASMQMGQQIEIHPQAAPESMAFTAEDVPLDVLYEDDALLVINKPAGLVVHPAAGNWSGTVLNGLLHRDPHAARLPRAGIVHRLDKETSGLMVVARTLTAQTDLVRQLQARTVKRSYIALVWGETPDDGTIDAPIGRDPRERTRMAIVHTNSGKPSRTHFETLGTVPLGRSKVSMVMCQLETGRTHQIRVHFESIGHPLVGDPVYHKATQRGQRPAVRVPLPVPFTRQALHAYRLGLVHPVTGRKKSWEAEPPEDLQALIDALDFDRYAEEDDEDEVEPEWYEGEADDDDED
- the pgeF gene encoding peptidoglycan editing factor PgeF, with the protein product MMTKTDASAWIVPDWPAPARVRALSTTRIGGVSTGPYGLADGSAGGLNLGTHVGDDPAAVAANRARLASHLPAMPHWLEQVHGCGVATADDDMDANLVPRADASVSATPGHVCAIMTADCLPVLLCNTAGTVVGAAHAGWRGLCDGVIEATLARMAERAGEPAQWLAWLGPAIGPTAFEVGAEVREAFLQQATPAERESVEAAFVAGAPGKYLADLYALARIRLARVGCTQVFGGDTCTVSDAGRFFSYRRDRTTGRMATLVWLAD
- the phaC gene encoding class I poly(R)-hydroxyalkanoic acid synthase; translated protein: MATGKGAAASGKEDKSQPFQFAPGPFDPAAWLEWSRQWAPETNGDMPAGFPAGLAGAFPGGFPGGDAFAKAFQQAFPNGGANGAPLKIAPDQLGNIQQRYLKDFAELWREMGEGAMVATGNPAGNGNGGASERLSDRRFASPAWRNNAPYRYTAAFYLLTARAMTELADAVEAEPKVRQRIRFAVSQWVDAMSPANFLATNPDAQQRLIESGGESLRNGVRNMLEDLQRGKISQTDDKAFEVGRNVAVTEGAVVYENEYFQLLQYKPLTDKVYARPLLLVPPCINKYYILDLQPESSLVCHAVENGHTVFLVSWRNPDASMAERTWDDYIEHAAIRAIEVARDISGEDQINVLGFCVGGTIVSTALSVLAARGERPAASLTLLTTLLDFADTGILDVFVDEAHVQLREATLGGAAGAPCGLLRGIELANTFSFLRPNDLVWNYVVDNYLKGNTPVPFDLLFWNGDATNLPGPWYCWYLRHTYLQDELKVPGKLTVCNAPVDLGAIDVPTYIYGSREDHIVPWSAAYASTALLNNKLRFVLGASGHIAGVINPPAKKKRSHWTNDALPESAHEWLAGAQEHPGSWWPDWMTWLGKQAGAKRAASDTLGNAHYPPVEPAPGRYVRQRA
- a CDS encoding acetyl-CoA C-acetyltransferase, producing the protein MTDIVIVSAARTAVGKFGGSLAKIPAPELGAIVIKAALERAGVKPDQVSEVIMGQVLTAASGQNPARQASRKAGLPDMVPAMTINKVCGSGLKAVMLAANAIIAGEAEIVVAGGMENMSAAPHVLPGSRDGFRMGDTKLVDSMIVDGLWDVYNQYHMGITAENVAKEYGITREAQDEFAVGSQNKAEAAQKAGKFDEEIVPVLIPQRKGDPVAFKTDEFVRHGATLDSLAGLKPAFDKAGTVTAANASGLNDGAAAVVVMSAAKARELGLTPLATIKAYANAGVDPAVMGMGPVPASKRCLSRAGWEVKDLDLMEINEAFAAQALAVHQQMGWDQSKINVNGGAIAIGHPIGASGCRILVTLLHEMKRRDAKKGLASLCIGGGMGVALAVER
- a CDS encoding 3-ketoacyl-ACP reductase → MTQRIAYVTGGMGGIGTAICQRLAKDGFKVVAGCGPNSPRREKWLEQQRALGYEFVASEGNVADWDSTKTAFEKVKSEVGEVDVLINNAGITRDVVFRKMTRADWDAVIDTNLTSLFNVTKQVIDGMADRGWGRIVNISSVNGQKGQFGQTNYSTAKAGLHGFTMALAQEMATKGVTVNTVSPGYIATDMVKSIRQDVLDKIVGTIPVKRLGEPAEIASICAWLASEESGFSTGADFSLNGGLHMG